TCGGCGTCACCACCGGCGGCCCGCCCTGGAGCTGGCGCCGGGCCACCACGATGCGGCGGTTGAAGCCCTCGACGAGCTCGCGCACCCGCTTCTCCAGCGACTCGCGGTCGAGCAGCGCGTCGAGCTCGGCGTCGTCCTTGCGCAGCTGCAGCGCCTCGGGCAGCACGCCGGTGATCTGCTCGCGCTCGATGAGCTTCTTGAGCCACCAGTCGCGGTCGTACGGCGAGCCGAGGTCGCCCAGCGGCTTGCCCTGTCCCGGCAGGTTGTCGAAGTCGCCCCGCGCCATCGCCCGCTCGATCTGCAGGTCTACCCACCGCGCCTGGTGCTGGATCCGGGTGGCGGCGGCCGAGGACCCGGTGCGCGCGTCGCGCTCCTGGTCGTCACGACCCCGGTGGCGGCGGTCGACGTCGGGGCGCGACCGCCCGGGGTCCGGGGATCGCGAGGCCGGGGAGTCGGTCATGGTGGGTCTCCGAGAGGTGATCGGTGCGACCAGCCTACGGGCGGGGAGAAGTCCCGTCCGGCCGACGAGGAGGGCCACCACCTAGCATCCCGGGGTGCCCGACGACCTCTCGCTGACCGTGCTGGCGCTGCTCACGCTCGCCGGACTGGTGGCCGGCTTCGTCGACGCGGTGGTCGGTGGCGGCGGCCTGGTCCAGCTGCCTGCGCTGCTCGTGGGGCTGCCCGGCGCGACGCCCCTGCAGGTGCTGGCCACCAACAAGCTCGGCTCGGTGTGCTCGACCTCGGCCAGCAGCGCGACGTACCTGCGCCGCGTCCGGCCCGACCCCCGCACCTTCCTGCCCCTCATGGCCACCGCCTTCGCCGGCTCCATCGGCGGTGCGCTCGTGGCCAGCCACCTGCCGCGCGACGCCTTCACGCCGATCGTGCTGGTCGCGCTGGTGCTGGTCGGCGGCTACGTGCTGTTCCGGCCCTCGATGGGCGAGGTGACCGCACTGCGCTTCACCGGCCGCCAGCACGTCGCGGCCGCCATGGGCACCGGCCTGGTGATCGGGTTCTACGACGGCGTGCTCGGCCCCGGCACGGGCAGCTTCTTCGTGATCTCGCTGGTCGGCCTGCTCGGCTACGACTTCCTCCAGGCCTCGGCCAAGGCCAAGATCGCCAACTGGGCGACCAACGTCGCGGCGCTGGTCGTGTTCGTCCCGCAGGGCGCGGTGCTGTGGCAGGTCGGGCTGCTCATCGGCCTGGGCAACCTCGTCGGCGCGTACGTCGGCGCCCGCACGGCCGTGCGTCGTGGCACGGCGTTCGTGCGGGTGTTCTTCCTGCTCGTGGTCGGCGGGTTCGTGGTCCGGCTGGGGGGCGAGGTGCTGGGGCTCTGGGGCTGACTGATCACCCGGACGTCCGGGTGATCAGTCACTGGACGGGTGTTGCAACAGACGTCCAGTGGCTGAAAAGGACGTCCAGCAGCCGCCGCGTCAGTCCGCGAACGCGTCCCGGGGCACCACGAGCAGGCAGGCCGCGGCGACGAGCGCGGTGGCGGAGCAGACGGCCCAGACCGTGAGGTAGCCCGAGAGCGGGGCGGCGCCGACCTCGGCGCCCTCGATCGAGCCGGTGGCGGCCAGGGCGATGGCGAAGACGCTGGAGGCGATCGCGCCGCCGATGGTCTTGGTGGTGTTGGTCATCCCCGTGACGAAGCCGGTGCGGTCCGGCGGGGCGGCGGCGGCCGCGGCGGCGGGCAGCGCGGCGACCAGGGCGCCGGAGCCGACGCCGGCGATCGCCATGTTGAGCAGCGTCTGGGCGGTCGAGCCGTGCAGCGGCAGGAACAGGCCGTAGCCCAGCGCCACCAGCAGGCAGGCGACGAGCATCGCCCCGCGGGTGCCGAGCAGGCGCGAGGTGAGGGGCAGGCTGAGGGCGCCGGCGACCAGCGCCACGACGTACACCCCGATGAGCGTGGAGACGAAGCTCGCCGACGCGCCGAGGCCGTAGCCGGTCACGGCCGGGTCGGTGCGGGCGAAGGTCGACAGCGGGATCTGCGCGCCCAGCACCGACATCCCGAACAGGAAGGCGGTCAGCTGCACCGGCCACTGGGCCGGCGTCGCGAGCAGGCGCACGTCGATCAGCGGGTCCGGCGTGCGCAGCTGCACGCGCACGAACGGCCACAGCGAGGCCAGCCCGAGCACCAGCACCAGCCACGGGAGCGGCGACCCCGGGCCCTGGAGCCGCACCAGGATGAGGCCGGCCATGACGAGGCCGATCGAGAGCGTCACCAGCGCGAAGCCCCGCAGGTCGACCCGGCCGGTGGCCACCGGCGGGGTCGGTGCGACGCCGATGCCGACCACCACGAAGCAGATCGACACCGCGACCGCCGGCAGCGTGAGGAGCAGCGGCACCCCCATCGAGGTGACCAGGGCGCCGCTGGTGAGGGCCCCGGCGATGACGCCGAGCTCGAGGGCGGCGACGAGCAGGGCCGCCGAGCGCCGGGTCAGGCGACCCTGGGCGCCGGAGCCCGCGGTGCGGCGGTAGATGATCGCGACCTCGAGCGGCAGCCACACCACGTAGAACCCCTGGAGCGCCCAGGCGACCAGGAAGGTCGTGAAGCCCGGGGCGAGCGCGACGCCCCACGACGCGAGGGCCGTGACGCCGGTCGAGAGCAGCAGCACCTGCCGGTGGCCCCACAGGTCGCCCAGGCGCGCCAGCAGCGGCACCACCAGCGCCGAGACGACCAGCTGCGCGGCCTCGAACCAGTTGACGTCGGCGTCGCGGATCCCGAGGTGGCGGGCGATGTCGCTGAAGACCGGCGTGTAGTAGCCCTGCAGGATCCCGCTGGCGACCTCGACGGCGACCAGGAAGCCGACGACCGCCACCAGGCCCGGGACGACCGGGCTGGTCGTGGGGGCCGGCCGGGTGGCGCTCACGCCGGGGTCCCGGTCGTGGCGGCGGGCTCGTCGAGGCGGCGCAGCAGGTCGGCGTACCACTCCACGCCGTCGAGCCAGTCCTGCACGCCGACGTGCTCGTCGTAGGAGTGGATGCTCTCCCGCTGCGCCCGGCTCATCCGGAACGGCGTGAAGCGGTAGACCCGGGGGCAGATCGCGGCGAAGAACCGGGAGTCGGTGGCCGCCATCATCACGTACGGCGTCACGACCGCCTCGGGGAAGTGGTCGCCCACGACCTGCTCCAGCAGCCGGAACGCGTCGTCGTCGACCGGGGAGACGGGACTCGGCTCGTTGGCCTCCAGGACGGTCACGGCCACGGAGTCGTCGGCGACCGCGCGGCGCACGTGGGCGGTCGCCGAGGCCACGGTGTCGCCCACCAGGATCCGCAGGTTGAGCACGGCCGTAGCGCTCGAGGCGATCACGTTGTGCGCGGGCGACCCGGAGAGCTGGGTGACGGCCATCGTGGTCCGCGCCAGCGCCGCCGGTTCGGGACCGGCGGCGACCAGGGCGCGGGCGACCAGCGGCTGCAGCCGGCGGGCGGAGGCCAGCAGCGGGCGCAGCGGCCGCGGCGCGTGGGGCGCGATCCGGGCGAAGAGCTCCAGCGTCGGCTCGGGCAGCCGGGTCGCGAACGGCCGCCGCTCCAGCCGTACGACGGCCCGGGCGATCCGCGCGGTCGGCCCACCCGGCGCCGGCGTCGAGGAGTGGCCGCCCCGGCCCTCGGCCCGCAGCTCGAGCGTGGTGGTCCCCTTCTCCGAGACGCCGACCACCCCGAGCGGCGGGCGCACGCCGGGGAACGCCTCGGCCGCGACCGCCCCGCCCTCGTCGAGCACGAACCACGGCTCCACGCCGCGCCCGCGCAGCACCTCGACGGCCTCGGCGGCGTCGGCCCCCGAGACCTCCTCGCGGGCGCCGAAGGAGAGCCACACGTCGCGGGCCGGGACGACGTCCTGCTCCAGGGCCCGCTCGACCGCCACGCACAGCGCCACCAGCGACCCCTTGTCGTCGAGGGTGCCGCGGCCCCAGACCTTGCCGTCGTGCACCTCGGCCCCGAACGGCGGGTGCTGCCACGGCGCGTCGGGGTCGACGGGCACCACGTCGAGGTGCGCCATCAGCACCACCGGCGCGGACGACGCGTCCCGGCCCGGCCAGCGCAGCAGCAGCGAGTGCTGCCGCACCCGGGTCACCTCGAGGCGCTCGTGGACCAGCGGGAACTCCTCGGCCAGCGCAGCCAGGAAGTCGTCGAACGCGCCGTGGTCGATCTCGTCCTCGACCGTCGAGGAGACCGTCGGGACCCGCACGAGGCGGCGCAGCTTCTCGACGTCGACGTCCACGCGGGTGAGGCTAGGCGATCGCGGACCGCCGTGCGCCGCGTCGCCGCGCCGTCGGGGCGGCTGGTCGGATCGTCGGTGTCGCGACCGACCGGGACGTGCCGAAGGCCCCGACCACGTGGGTCGGGGCCTCCGGAGCCGTGGGCAAGACGTGCCGTGGGCTTGACCGGACCGAGGTCCGGGGTGGTGCGTCT
This genomic interval from Nocardioides scoriae contains the following:
- a CDS encoding DnaJ family domain-containing protein, coding for MTDSPASRSPDPGRSRPDVDRRHRGRDDQERDARTGSSAAATRIQHQARWVDLQIERAMARGDFDNLPGQGKPLGDLGSPYDRDWWLKKLIEREQITGVLPEALQLRKDDAELDALLDRESLEKRVRELVEGFNRRIVVARRQLQGGPPVVTPTRDVEQEVRRWRERLDERRRANAEAARRTAEEETTRRGRRERRERRWWRRA
- a CDS encoding sulfite exporter TauE/SafE family protein; the encoded protein is MPDDLSLTVLALLTLAGLVAGFVDAVVGGGGLVQLPALLVGLPGATPLQVLATNKLGSVCSTSASSATYLRRVRPDPRTFLPLMATAFAGSIGGALVASHLPRDAFTPIVLVALVLVGGYVLFRPSMGEVTALRFTGRQHVAAAMGTGLVIGFYDGVLGPGTGSFFVISLVGLLGYDFLQASAKAKIANWATNVAALVVFVPQGAVLWQVGLLIGLGNLVGAYVGARTAVRRGTAFVRVFFLLVVGGFVVRLGGEVLGLWG
- a CDS encoding MFS transporter; this translates as MSATRPAPTTSPVVPGLVAVVGFLVAVEVASGILQGYYTPVFSDIARHLGIRDADVNWFEAAQLVVSALVVPLLARLGDLWGHRQVLLLSTGVTALASWGVALAPGFTTFLVAWALQGFYVVWLPLEVAIIYRRTAGSGAQGRLTRRSAALLVAALELGVIAGALTSGALVTSMGVPLLLTLPAVAVSICFVVVGIGVAPTPPVATGRVDLRGFALVTLSIGLVMAGLILVRLQGPGSPLPWLVLVLGLASLWPFVRVQLRTPDPLIDVRLLATPAQWPVQLTAFLFGMSVLGAQIPLSTFARTDPAVTGYGLGASASFVSTLIGVYVVALVAGALSLPLTSRLLGTRGAMLVACLLVALGYGLFLPLHGSTAQTLLNMAIAGVGSGALVAALPAAAAAAAPPDRTGFVTGMTNTTKTIGGAIASSVFAIALAATGSIEGAEVGAAPLSGYLTVWAVCSATALVAAACLLVVPRDAFAD
- a CDS encoding M20/M25/M40 family metallo-hydrolase, with the protein product MDVDVEKLRRLVRVPTVSSTVEDEIDHGAFDDFLAALAEEFPLVHERLEVTRVRQHSLLLRWPGRDASSAPVVLMAHLDVVPVDPDAPWQHPPFGAEVHDGKVWGRGTLDDKGSLVALCVAVERALEQDVVPARDVWLSFGAREEVSGADAAEAVEVLRGRGVEPWFVLDEGGAVAAEAFPGVRPPLGVVGVSEKGTTTLELRAEGRGGHSSTPAPGGPTARIARAVVRLERRPFATRLPEPTLELFARIAPHAPRPLRPLLASARRLQPLVARALVAAGPEPAALARTTMAVTQLSGSPAHNVIASSATAVLNLRILVGDTVASATAHVRRAVADDSVAVTVLEANEPSPVSPVDDDAFRLLEQVVGDHFPEAVVTPYVMMAATDSRFFAAICPRVYRFTPFRMSRAQRESIHSYDEHVGVQDWLDGVEWYADLLRRLDEPAATTGTPA